The stretch of DNA GCAGACCATCTCGCCCCCTGCGCCGCCGGCGATGGGCGTCTCGGAGAACTTGAGCTCCGCGATCGCGTCTGCGCCGAGCCGCGCCGCCCGCTCGCGCATGGCCTTCACAAGCTCGCCCCGGTCTATGTCCCTGTAGCCGGTCGCCTTGATCGACGCTATCTCCACGAAGGGTCTGGAGGCGGCGCCCTCCTCTACGACCTCTATCTTCGTCGCTTCCGTATGCCCGGAGGATTTGTAGTCGGCCGATATCTTTGAGACCTGGGTTTTTACGCTCATTGAAGTGCATGAGGCGCAAAATAGCGCGAGCGCTGCGACGGCTGCAAGAAGAGGAAAGTTTTTCATAGTTGCCTCAAAAAAGGCCCGGGGATCTCCCGGGCCTTTGCATGTGAAATGACCTCGCCTCTCACCAGACATCAGCTTGCCAGTTGCCACGGATATTCACCTTCTGCTCCGGACCTTTGTCGGCCACGGGGGGAGGGGTCGATGCGACCGACTCCGCATATGGGGCGTTGAATCTCACGGTGTAGTTCAGGTCGAATACCTTTGTGCCGTCCTTGCGTTCTTTGACGAGGGTCTTTTTGTGATCCATCGTGGTGAACTGGCACTTGTCGAACGACACGGCTATGCCCTTGGTGGCCTTGACGAGCTTCGGGATCATGGCGTCGTACATCTGGTCGCTGACCTTCGCCCGGATCTCTTTGGTTTTCAAACCGGGGTAATTCCTGGTGTCCACGTCCCAATCGAGGTTGATGGTGAGATACCCGTCTTGCCTGATATCTCCGCTCACGTCCACGGTATTGGCGAAAGCCAGGACCGGGACCGCGAGGGCTATCAGGAGGACCATCGCGAACAAGTTTCTTGATTTCATAATTTTCCCCCTTTGTTGGATTGGCGAAGATTATAGGCCGCGCGAGGCTGTGTCAAGGAAGAGCTGCGGGGCTGATAGGACTGGAATCTGCGGCGATGGCGGTATATAATGCCGCGCATGTTCAGGCGCAATTTCCATGAGCGCATGCCCGCCCGCCTTGCGCGCATGTTTGAAAAGAGGGGGGTCGGCGACCTCAAGGTCGATCTCTGGAACGCATTCGTCGACTCGGGCCTCGTCGGAATCACTGACCACGACTGTTCGGCCCTTCCGAGAATCCTGCCCCTGTCGTATCTGCCGGTGATCAGGCGCGCGGCCCGCGACATCACCGAGTGCCTGATGAAGATCCTCTCGCTCCCTGAGAGGGAACTTCGGGCCGTGCTGCCCGGAGGGCCGGTAGCAAGCTATCTGATCGAGGAGCTCGGCGTGCTGCGCCACAGGCCGCGAAGGCTCACAGGCAGCATGCGCTTCGACATGGCGATCGTGGGGGAGCCCGGCCCGGACAATCCGCCGGTGCTCATGGAGGTAAACGAGATCGGCTTCGACGGGATCGGCCGTTCCTCGTTCATCCAGCAGAGTCTGCTTCGACTATTCCCCGGGCTCGCGCCGCGCGTGCGCTGCCTGGACACTGCGGCCGCCGAGGTGCGCAACATGCGCAGGCTGGGTCCGAAACTCTCGCGCTTTCACTACGACTCCTACACGTGGGAGGAGGAGTCGATCCTGATGCGGGCCGGGCGAGCGGGGCTTACGATAAGGATCTCGCAGCCGCCGGCGTTTCGCGCGCCCATAGACGAGGACTGTAAACTCATGCAACGCGAGAGGGTGCGAGTGGAGAAGGGCAGGCTCGTGGTGGGCGATTTTGCGCCCAGCTCCTACATGGTCGCGTACAGCTTCGAGCTCAAGGACTACAAGGAGGCGCCGGACTTTTTCAGGATGCTCATCCGCTGCAAGACCCCGCAATACAGCCCGTTCATCACGGGACTCGTCGCGCCCAAGACGATCCTTGTGATCCTGTCGGACCGCTCGCTCACCGGCCGCCTGATCGGCCCGGCGCGCGCGAGGAGGCTTTCGAATTCTGTCCTGCGCGCGAGTCTGCTTCCGGGCAGGGAGGAGGAGGTCATTCGCAGGCCCGAGGGTCTGGTGCTCAAACACGCGGACGGCATGGGAGGTGAGAGGGTCTTCGTCGGCAGGGAGGCGGCAAGGCAGGTGAAGAAGATCCGGCCGCGCGACGCGGCCCACTGGGTTGTGCAGGATCGCATTGACATCAACACCATGGACATCGACGGCTTTCTCTCGCGGCCGCGCCGCGTGATCGCGGACCTGGGGGTCTATGTGCAGTACGACTGGAACGGCAGGGAGTTCCTGAATTTCGATGTGGGCGGCTTCATCACGCGCGCCACCAACCGAAGCCTCAAGGTCAACGTTTCCGGCGGCGGCTGCCAAGTCCCCGTCATGTTCGATAAAAGCAGATAGCAGACTTCATAATCGCAGTACCATCGCTTCACCATCGCCGTGCCATCGCATTATCATTGCCTCATCATCGCATTTAAAATCAGAAAACAGAGAATAGACTGAGAAAACTGATAACCTGCCTGCCGGCAGGCTGAGCAACTGAGAGTTGAAAAAAGAGAGCAGGGCTCATGGCAGAGCCCTGATTTGAACGTAGGCCAGGCGAAGGCGGGATTTGAGCGAAGCCTGGGCGGCGCCATCGAGCAGGCCGAAGGCTGCTGCAAGATCGAGCGCAGCCGCGACTTCAGCGATCGAGCCCATGGCGATTCTGAAGAAGCGGCGTCGATCGAGCCCGCGCTTCTGCTTTCCGTTTCCTTCCGATA from bacterium encodes:
- a CDS encoding four helix bundle protein, whose translation is MNHEKLGCYKQLVRVAEEVARRVTRWPKGHGDLVDQLRRATTSAVLNLSEGNGKQKRGLDRRRFFRIAMGSIAEVAAALDLAAAFGLLDGAAQASLKSRLRLAYVQIRALP